In Bradyrhizobium sp. 1(2017), one DNA window encodes the following:
- a CDS encoding ATP-binding protein — MMAEHGLHPVYTCSEWEIDLARRELRSLGEVVPLGGRAFEILAELVQAAGDLVTKNDLVERVWRGVFVEESALRVHIAAIRKALGSDRDMLATDVGRGYRLLGTWQIRPMAVPLQSAAFGQLRSTNIPNASVDLIGRATAIAHLREFLSAYRVVSLVGPGGIGKTALALEAARAMPVGFATDRLLVELASLPDPKLVCSAVASVLGIKLEGEEMSPEAIARAIGARQLLLILDNCEHVVDAAAQLADAIVSRCPGTTIIATSREALRIDGEHVYRVPPLGVPPECRPGCGGASAYTAVELFLTRARALGSNFAPDAENLGAIASICRRLDGIPLAIEFAAARAVMLSPAKIAMLLDDRFRFLTTGRRTALPRQQTLRATLDWSYDLLTEMEARILRQLGIFAGEFPLDAAIAVVGEGMGEVTGRLANLVAKSLVLADIGGDHPHYRLLDTTRAYALEKLRSSGEFHDAARRLAEYYCGFFAKADADSETKPQMEWLAFYGRHIDNVRSSLDWAFSPGGDAQIGVALTAATVPLWVQSSLLAECRERTELALANVDESTANARQFRMQLSAARGWSLMHGAGRLREAGPAWAETLRLAEQLGDNEYLLRSLWGLCIDQFNNGEFRKALGFVQRFTDVVAGSRNSVDRMMAERLLATKLHYLGDQLLAHRHIDQALSHLADPTAKPQVSRFRFDLRASVYCFQARILWLLGFADQALSAVERNVEEGRASGHGLTFCNVLGQGACPVAFLAGDLALAERYCTMLIEHTERHPIRLWNVWARAFRGMVMARGGDFEAGLSLLRKALGLAGEARFLPRFLLPLGELAACLGEAGEVSQGLATAEEALARCEAREERWYVAELWRIKGELLLHPGEHHSATAAEQAFNAAFDVARAQGALFWELRTAISLARLRMSQNRPADARHVLESVCGKFSEGFEIADLRRARAMMAQLLPR; from the coding sequence ATGATGGCTGAGCACGGCCTACATCCCGTTTACACCTGCTCGGAATGGGAGATCGATCTTGCCAGGCGCGAATTGCGCTCGCTGGGAGAAGTCGTTCCTTTGGGCGGACGCGCCTTTGAGATTCTTGCGGAATTGGTCCAGGCTGCGGGCGACCTGGTCACCAAGAACGATCTGGTCGAGCGCGTCTGGCGGGGCGTCTTCGTCGAGGAGAGCGCGCTGCGCGTGCACATCGCGGCGATCCGAAAGGCACTTGGTTCGGACCGCGACATGCTCGCAACCGACGTCGGACGCGGTTATCGGCTGCTGGGGACGTGGCAGATCCGCCCGATGGCCGTTCCGCTACAATCTGCCGCATTCGGGCAATTGCGGTCGACCAACATTCCGAACGCCTCCGTCGATCTGATCGGCCGAGCCACTGCCATCGCACATCTCAGGGAGTTTCTCTCGGCCTATCGTGTCGTGAGCCTGGTCGGGCCGGGCGGGATCGGCAAGACGGCGCTCGCGCTGGAGGCCGCGAGAGCGATGCCCGTCGGCTTTGCGACGGATCGGTTGCTGGTCGAGCTCGCCTCGCTGCCCGATCCCAAACTGGTTTGCTCGGCTGTCGCCAGCGTGCTCGGCATCAAGCTCGAAGGAGAGGAAATGTCGCCGGAGGCGATCGCGCGGGCAATCGGCGCGCGTCAGCTGCTGCTCATTCTCGACAATTGCGAACACGTCGTCGATGCGGCGGCTCAACTCGCCGACGCGATCGTCAGCCGCTGTCCTGGGACGACCATCATTGCGACGAGCCGCGAGGCACTGCGCATCGACGGCGAGCACGTCTATCGCGTTCCTCCCCTGGGCGTGCCGCCCGAATGCCGGCCCGGATGCGGTGGCGCGTCAGCTTACACCGCCGTGGAATTGTTCTTGACGAGGGCGAGGGCGCTCGGTTCGAACTTTGCGCCTGACGCGGAAAATCTCGGGGCGATTGCCTCCATCTGCCGGCGGCTGGACGGAATTCCCCTCGCGATCGAGTTCGCGGCCGCGCGCGCAGTGATGCTCAGTCCAGCGAAGATCGCGATGCTTCTCGATGACAGGTTCAGATTTCTGACGACGGGCCGTCGGACGGCCCTGCCGAGGCAGCAAACCCTTCGTGCGACGCTCGACTGGAGCTACGACCTGCTTACGGAGATGGAGGCGCGGATCCTGCGGCAACTCGGCATCTTTGCCGGAGAATTTCCGCTCGATGCCGCGATCGCGGTGGTCGGTGAGGGCATGGGCGAGGTGACTGGGCGCCTGGCCAATCTGGTGGCCAAGTCGCTCGTTCTTGCCGACATCGGCGGCGATCATCCTCACTATCGGCTGCTGGACACCACGCGCGCCTACGCGCTGGAGAAGCTGCGCTCCAGTGGAGAGTTTCACGACGCGGCGCGCCGTCTGGCCGAATATTATTGCGGCTTCTTTGCGAAAGCCGATGCCGATAGCGAGACCAAGCCGCAGATGGAGTGGCTTGCGTTCTATGGCCGCCATATCGACAACGTGCGGTCCAGCCTCGATTGGGCCTTCTCACCCGGTGGGGATGCGCAGATCGGCGTGGCCTTGACCGCGGCGACGGTCCCGCTATGGGTGCAATCGTCACTCCTCGCCGAATGCCGCGAGCGGACCGAGCTGGCGTTGGCGAACGTCGACGAGAGCACTGCGAACGCGCGGCAGTTTCGCATGCAATTGTCGGCCGCGCGCGGCTGGTCATTGATGCATGGCGCAGGAAGGCTTCGGGAAGCGGGTCCCGCCTGGGCCGAGACTCTTCGGCTCGCCGAGCAACTCGGCGACAACGAATATCTGCTCCGATCGCTCTGGGGCTTGTGCATCGATCAGTTCAACAATGGCGAGTTTCGCAAGGCGCTCGGCTTTGTGCAACGGTTCACGGATGTCGTGGCCGGATCCAGAAATTCGGTCGATCGGATGATGGCGGAACGGCTGCTTGCCACCAAGCTGCATTATCTCGGCGACCAGCTTCTGGCGCACCGTCACATCGACCAAGCCTTGAGCCACCTTGCCGATCCGACGGCAAAGCCGCAGGTTTCCCGATTCCGGTTCGACCTGCGTGCTTCGGTGTATTGCTTCCAGGCGCGCATCCTCTGGCTGCTCGGCTTCGCCGACCAGGCCCTGAGCGCGGTCGAGCGCAATGTGGAGGAGGGCCGAGCCAGCGGTCATGGTTTGACGTTCTGCAACGTGCTTGGACAAGGCGCTTGCCCGGTTGCCTTTCTCGCCGGCGACCTCGCATTGGCGGAGCGCTATTGCACGATGCTGATCGAGCATACCGAACGCCACCCGATCCGGCTGTGGAACGTTTGGGCGCGCGCATTCCGGGGCATGGTGATGGCGCGAGGTGGTGACTTCGAGGCCGGCCTGTCTCTGCTGCGCAAGGCGCTCGGGTTGGCGGGCGAAGCGCGATTCCTGCCGCGTTTTCTGCTTCCTCTCGGAGAGCTGGCGGCATGCCTCGGAGAAGCCGGCGAGGTTTCGCAGGGACTTGCGACCGCCGAAGAGGCGCTGGCTCGCTGCGAAGCGCGGGAGGAACGGTGGTACGTGGCGGAGCTTTGGCGCATCAAGGGCGAATTGCTGCTGCACCCCGGCGAGCATCATTCCGCTACCGCCGCCGAGCAGGCCTTCAACGCGGCGTTCGACGTGGCACGCGCCCAGGGAGCGTTGTTCTGGGAACTGAGGACGGCGATCAGCCTCGCACGGCTTCGGATGAGCCAGAACCGGCCGGCCGACGCGCGGCATGTTCTCGAATCCGTATGCGGCAAGTTCTCCGAGGGTTTCGAGATCGCCGACCTGCGGCGCGCCAGGGCAATGATGGCGCAACTGTTGCCCCGGTAG
- a CDS encoding helix-turn-helix transcriptional regulator codes for MLPKAIAHAVVTRSDDLPVRDTAAIAFDRLGLVIAIEPESRRDPGMSQCDGLRDSGWLRVRIPQRRASATPPDTAPKVLACNEDDPVVRGLSEALAAVKRLEPAHGALCMDALRLAVVARLSALQRYMRPQLDARVRDRSCVSDRQVRGLQKWRLKRVLDHIDVHSCKKIRLVDLASVAGLSRMHFAAQFRIAMGCSPHEYILRERIRRAKDLLRNCEMPIVEIALTVGFQSQAHFTTTFRRFAGDSPRRWRNAAAVGMI; via the coding sequence TTGCTTCCGAAAGCCATCGCTCATGCCGTCGTCACGCGCAGCGACGACCTGCCGGTCCGGGATACAGCTGCAATTGCCTTTGATCGGCTCGGCCTGGTCATCGCGATCGAGCCCGAGTCGCGGCGAGACCCCGGGATGTCCCAGTGCGACGGGTTGCGCGACAGCGGTTGGCTGCGCGTCCGGATCCCGCAGCGCCGCGCCTCCGCGACACCGCCGGACACGGCACCAAAAGTGCTCGCTTGCAACGAAGATGATCCGGTTGTTCGGGGCCTGTCCGAAGCCCTCGCCGCGGTCAAGAGATTGGAGCCTGCCCACGGCGCTCTCTGCATGGACGCGCTGCGCCTTGCGGTTGTCGCGAGGCTGTCCGCTCTGCAGCGCTACATGCGGCCGCAGCTCGATGCGCGAGTCCGCGATCGTTCATGTGTGAGTGACAGGCAGGTCCGGGGATTGCAGAAGTGGCGGCTCAAGCGGGTGCTCGACCACATCGATGTCCATTCTTGCAAGAAGATTCGGCTGGTGGATCTGGCCTCGGTTGCCGGCTTGAGCCGCATGCATTTTGCCGCCCAGTTCCGGATTGCCATGGGATGCAGTCCACACGAGTACATCCTGCGCGAACGGATCCGGCGCGCCAAGGATCTGCTTCGGAACTGCGAGATGCCGATCGTCGAGATCGCGCTGACGGTGGGATTTCAGAGCCAGGCTCATTTCACCACGACGTTCAGGCGCTTCGCGGGCGACTCGCCGAGGCGGTGGCGGAATGCCGCTGCGGTCGGCATGATCTAG
- a CDS encoding ABC transporter substrate-binding protein, translating into MMFSRRRLLGGVGAAVLSPAIIRAQGTRPIRIGEINSYSSAPAFTLPYRRGWQLAVEQLNAKGGLLGRELEVISRDDEGKPSVALRAAEELVRRNGVDLLAGAYLSHVGLAISDFARQNRTLFVASEPLTDALVWDEGHRYCYRLRPSTYMLAAMLVEEAAQLKATRWATIAPNYEYGQSAVRWFMHLLRRRRPDVEFVGSQWPPLGAVDAGAVVNAIARQSPEAILNVTFGPDLARFVRQGNDRGLFKGRHVVSFTTGEPEYLHPLGQDAPEGWIVTGYPVTEILDDTNNAFISAYSARFGEAPTMGSVVGHALISSIATPIEKLQGLDTEAMADGFGGVGFETPFGRASWRSIDHQSTLGTFVGRTTVRDGKAIMVGSKYLDGGAVLPPDPEVRKLRPGT; encoded by the coding sequence ATGATGTTCTCTCGACGACGACTCCTGGGCGGCGTTGGCGCTGCGGTGCTTTCGCCTGCCATCATCCGCGCGCAAGGCACGAGACCGATCCGGATCGGCGAGATCAACTCCTATAGCAGTGCGCCCGCGTTTACCCTGCCCTATCGTCGCGGCTGGCAGCTGGCGGTCGAACAGCTGAATGCGAAGGGAGGTCTTCTCGGGCGCGAGCTGGAGGTCATCAGCCGTGACGACGAGGGCAAGCCGAGCGTTGCGCTTCGCGCGGCGGAAGAGCTCGTACGCAGGAACGGCGTCGACCTGCTGGCAGGCGCGTATCTGTCGCATGTCGGGCTGGCGATCAGCGACTTCGCCCGGCAGAATCGCACCCTGTTCGTGGCAAGCGAACCGCTCACGGACGCCCTCGTCTGGGACGAGGGGCATCGATATTGCTACAGGCTGCGCCCGTCGACATACATGCTCGCCGCCATGCTGGTGGAGGAGGCAGCGCAGCTGAAGGCGACGCGATGGGCGACGATCGCACCGAATTACGAATACGGGCAGTCGGCCGTCCGGTGGTTCATGCATCTTCTCCGCCGCCGTCGTCCAGACGTCGAATTCGTTGGCAGCCAATGGCCGCCGCTGGGGGCCGTTGATGCGGGCGCGGTCGTGAATGCCATCGCTCGGCAGAGCCCGGAAGCAATCCTCAACGTCACCTTCGGTCCCGACCTCGCGCGGTTTGTCCGGCAAGGCAATGATCGCGGCCTGTTCAAGGGGCGACACGTCGTGTCGTTCACGACAGGCGAACCCGAATACCTTCATCCACTCGGGCAGGATGCACCGGAAGGGTGGATCGTGACCGGCTATCCCGTGACCGAAATTCTGGATGACACCAACAACGCGTTCATATCCGCCTACTCCGCGCGATTTGGCGAGGCTCCCACGATGGGCTCCGTGGTCGGTCACGCCCTGATCAGCTCGATCGCAACTCCGATCGAGAAGCTGCAAGGCCTCGATACCGAGGCCATGGCCGACGGGTTTGGCGGCGTCGGCTTTGAGACGCCGTTTGGACGGGCCAGCTGGCGCTCCATCGACCATCAAAGCACGCTGGGAACGTTCGTCGGCCGTACCACGGTCAGGGACGGCAAGGCCATCATGGTGGGCTCGAAATATCTGGATGGCGGAGCCGTGCTCCCGCCGGATCCCGAGGTGCGCAAGCTGCGTCCGGGCACTTGA
- a CDS encoding efflux RND transporter periplasmic adaptor subunit, which translates to MNDVRIRTDDEKTGRPGAESLRIVELPGKEPKSGRRYGGVVLGGGIVLILVGGLGIGGWRHYQAAREVAALAEQVRTAVPEVRVAAVRPSGDIMKVTLPATTTAFEAANIFARTSGYIEKRYVDIGAHVKKGDLLADITAPELNQQIAQAQATLAQNQAALQQAQASRELADVTNARDSNLVKQGWLTAQQGDNDRLTLRAQQAAVGVAQSNIAAQEAQIRVLQQEKAYQRVVAPFDGVITQRNVDNGSLVQAGSTFMFTLMHSNVIRTQVFVPQDEAFGVAPGVDADIRVPEIPGRTFPGKVTRIATALQPGSRTLLTEIDVPNPDGVLSPGIYCTVELSIPQKTPSMIVPSDALVFDQNGLHVALVRNGIVHLQHVSIARDFGTTVEVREGVQPGDQVVLNPAVNLAEGSKVTIRKVEVS; encoded by the coding sequence ATGAATGACGTTCGCATACGGACCGACGACGAGAAGACGGGCCGTCCGGGTGCGGAGAGCCTGCGGATCGTTGAGCTGCCCGGCAAGGAGCCGAAATCGGGCCGCCGCTACGGTGGTGTGGTGCTCGGAGGCGGCATCGTTCTGATCCTCGTGGGCGGTCTCGGCATCGGTGGCTGGCGGCACTATCAGGCCGCGCGCGAGGTCGCCGCATTGGCAGAGCAAGTCAGAACCGCCGTGCCGGAGGTTCGGGTGGCGGCGGTTCGACCCAGCGGCGACATCATGAAGGTCACCTTGCCGGCGACGACGACGGCGTTCGAGGCGGCAAACATCTTCGCGCGGACCAGCGGCTATATCGAGAAGCGTTACGTGGATATCGGCGCCCATGTGAAGAAGGGCGATCTCCTCGCCGACATCACCGCTCCGGAGCTGAACCAGCAGATCGCGCAGGCGCAGGCGACGCTCGCGCAGAACCAGGCGGCGCTGCAGCAGGCGCAAGCAAGCCGCGAACTCGCCGACGTCACCAATGCGCGGGACAGCAATCTCGTCAAGCAGGGTTGGCTGACGGCGCAGCAGGGCGACAATGACCGTCTCACCCTGCGAGCGCAGCAGGCGGCCGTCGGCGTCGCCCAGTCGAACATCGCGGCGCAAGAGGCTCAGATTCGCGTTCTCCAGCAGGAGAAGGCCTATCAGCGCGTGGTGGCGCCGTTCGATGGCGTGATCACGCAACGCAACGTTGACAATGGCAGCCTGGTGCAGGCCGGATCGACCTTCATGTTCACGCTGATGCATTCCAACGTGATCCGAACCCAGGTCTTCGTGCCGCAGGACGAGGCCTTCGGGGTAGCCCCCGGCGTCGATGCCGATATCCGTGTCCCCGAGATTCCGGGCCGGACGTTTCCGGGCAAGGTCACGCGGATCGCGACCGCGTTGCAGCCGGGAAGCCGAACGCTGCTGACCGAGATCGACGTCCCGAATCCGGACGGCGTGCTCAGTCCCGGCATCTACTGCACGGTCGAATTGTCGATCCCGCAAAAGACGCCGTCGATGATCGTTCCGTCGGATGCGCTCGTCTTCGACCAGAACGGCCTTCACGTCGCGCTCGTGCGCAATGGCATCGTTCATTTGCAGCACGTCTCGATCGCGCGGGATTTCGGCACCACGGTCGAAGTGCGTGAGGGGGTGCAGCCCGGCGACCAGGTCGTGCTCAATCCGGCGGTGAACCTCGCAGAGGGCAGCAAGGTCACCATTCGCAAGGTCGAAGTGAGTTAG
- a CDS encoding efflux RND transporter permease subunit, producing the protein MGIVRFALRLPHTFYVLAALILFLGGIAIRSMPTDVFPQIRIPVVTVIWSYTGLSTPEMEQRVSTYSQYSISANVSGIKNIEAQTLNGLSVQKIYFQPDVNLDLAISQIVSATNAIRALMPPGIQPPIIVQFNASSVPVLQLSLESNSLNEQQLYDFGIYRVRQQLAPVPGVTLPTPAGGKYRQIMVDIDPNKLLSRGLTPLDIVNAVNTQNLTLPTGTTKIGDTQYTVRTNATPASIEDLNMIPVKFANGATIFLKDVAQVRDGSQVQQNIVREDGHRAVLLSVIKNGDASTLAVVNGVKNALKSIRASAPAGLKINELFDQSVFVTHSVNGVLREGAIAAGLTALMILMFLGSWRSTLVVLISIPLAMLSSLVVLYFLGETLNTMTLGGLALAVGILVDDSTVTIENTYRLWTEEGMPLPDATLHGAAEIAVPTLVSTLAISCVFTSVVFLEGPAKYLFTPLGLAVVFAMLASYGLSRTLTPITIGLLLKGERRHGEGESPSGIFARASAAFERGFDRLRNAYSELLLTLLQRRAIVPVVAVLVLALGATMFVYVGRDFYPLIDGGQIQLHVRAPAGTRIEKTEAIFQAVEDKIREVIPERDRALIVDNIGLPARAYNLAFTDGSTIGGNDGTILVSLKDGHKPTADYVAKLRQVLPSAFPEDTFYFQAADIVTQILNFGLPAQIDVRTVGYGTNNLAVAKELQKNLSTIPGVVDAHLQQEVDAPAFYADIDRTRAAQLGLNASTVATNINVSLSSSAQVSPNFWTDPTSGIPYYLAVQTPEYRANSLNALGNTPVSASLAASGQTVPGLLSNVATFKRGTVPTNSNQANVQPVFDIYASVQGRDLGSVAADINKVTSTLQKQLQPGNSIQVLGQIQSMHQSFRDLGIGLLFAAILVYLLMVVNYQNFGDPFVVILALPATFCGIVTMLFITGTTLNVPSLMGAIMAVGVASANSILLVTFARDEQLKGHSAFQAALSAGRTRIRPVLMTAAAMIVGMIPMAIGGPGEEQNAALARAVIGGLLFATPTTLLIVPYLFAMLRKGNDGRPQHGVFEEQPQ; encoded by the coding sequence ATGGGAATTGTTCGCTTCGCGCTGCGGCTTCCGCACACATTCTACGTGCTCGCGGCGCTGATCCTGTTTCTCGGCGGCATCGCGATCCGGTCGATGCCGACGGACGTCTTCCCGCAGATCCGCATCCCCGTGGTCACGGTGATCTGGAGCTATACCGGCCTCTCGACGCCGGAGATGGAGCAGCGCGTCAGCACCTATAGCCAGTACTCGATCAGCGCCAATGTCAGCGGCATCAAGAACATCGAGGCGCAGACGCTCAACGGGCTGTCGGTTCAGAAGATCTACTTCCAGCCCGACGTAAATCTCGATCTGGCGATCTCGCAGATCGTGTCGGCGACCAACGCCATCCGCGCCCTGATGCCGCCCGGCATTCAGCCGCCCATCATCGTGCAGTTCAACGCCTCGAGCGTGCCGGTGCTCCAGCTCAGCCTCGAATCCAACAGCCTGAACGAGCAGCAGCTCTATGACTTTGGCATCTATCGGGTCCGCCAGCAACTGGCGCCCGTTCCCGGCGTGACGCTGCCGACGCCCGCCGGCGGCAAGTACCGGCAGATCATGGTGGACATCGATCCGAACAAGCTGCTGTCGCGCGGGCTGACGCCGCTCGACATCGTCAATGCGGTGAACACCCAGAACCTGACGCTGCCGACCGGCACGACCAAGATCGGCGACACCCAGTACACCGTGAGGACCAACGCGACCCCGGCCTCGATCGAGGATCTCAACATGATCCCGGTCAAGTTCGCGAACGGCGCCACGATCTTCCTGAAGGACGTGGCCCAGGTCCGGGACGGCTCCCAGGTGCAGCAGAACATCGTGCGCGAGGACGGCCACCGCGCCGTCCTGCTCAGCGTCATCAAAAACGGTGATGCCTCCACGCTCGCCGTCGTCAATGGTGTGAAGAACGCCCTGAAATCGATTCGTGCATCGGCGCCTGCGGGGCTCAAGATCAACGAGCTGTTCGATCAGTCTGTGTTCGTCACCCATTCCGTCAATGGCGTGCTGCGGGAGGGCGCGATCGCGGCAGGACTCACGGCGCTGATGATCCTGATGTTCCTGGGATCGTGGCGATCGACGCTGGTCGTCCTGATCTCGATCCCGCTCGCAATGCTGTCCTCGCTGGTCGTCCTGTATTTCCTCGGCGAGACCCTGAACACGATGACGCTTGGCGGGCTTGCGCTCGCGGTCGGCATCCTGGTCGACGATTCCACGGTGACGATCGAGAACACCTACCGGCTCTGGACCGAAGAAGGCATGCCGTTGCCGGATGCGACGCTGCACGGGGCCGCCGAGATCGCGGTGCCGACGCTGGTCTCCACGCTCGCCATCAGCTGCGTGTTCACCTCGGTCGTATTCCTGGAGGGGCCGGCCAAATATCTGTTCACGCCGCTCGGCCTTGCGGTGGTGTTCGCGATGCTGGCGTCCTATGGGCTGTCGCGGACGCTCACGCCGATCACCATCGGCCTGCTGTTGAAAGGCGAGCGGCGCCACGGTGAGGGCGAAAGCCCGTCAGGCATCTTCGCGCGCGCCTCGGCCGCGTTCGAGCGCGGCTTCGATCGATTGCGCAATGCTTACTCCGAGCTCCTGCTGACCTTGTTGCAGCGTCGCGCCATCGTGCCCGTCGTCGCCGTGCTGGTGCTGGCGCTCGGAGCCACCATGTTCGTCTATGTCGGCCGCGACTTCTATCCCCTGATCGACGGCGGCCAGATCCAGCTCCACGTTCGCGCGCCCGCGGGCACCCGCATCGAGAAGACGGAGGCGATCTTCCAGGCGGTGGAGGATAAGATTCGCGAGGTCATTCCGGAGCGGGACCGGGCGCTGATCGTCGACAATATCGGGCTTCCGGCACGCGCCTACAATCTCGCATTCACAGACGGCTCGACGATAGGGGGCAATGACGGCACCATCCTCGTGTCGCTGAAGGATGGGCACAAGCCGACTGCGGATTACGTCGCGAAGCTGCGCCAGGTGCTGCCATCGGCGTTCCCCGAGGACACCTTCTATTTCCAGGCGGCCGATATCGTCACGCAGATCCTGAACTTCGGACTTCCCGCACAGATCGACGTTCGCACGGTCGGCTACGGCACCAACAATCTGGCCGTTGCAAAGGAGCTGCAGAAGAACTTGTCCACGATCCCTGGGGTCGTCGATGCTCATTTGCAGCAGGAAGTCGATGCTCCCGCCTTCTACGCCGACATCGACCGGACCCGAGCCGCGCAACTGGGCCTCAATGCCAGCACGGTCGCGACCAACATCAATGTCAGCCTCAGCTCGTCCGCGCAGGTCTCGCCGAACTTCTGGACCGACCCGACGTCGGGCATTCCCTATTACCTCGCCGTGCAGACACCGGAATACAGGGCCAATTCGCTGAATGCCCTCGGGAACACGCCGGTGTCGGCGTCGCTTGCCGCCAGCGGGCAGACGGTGCCGGGCCTGCTCAGCAATGTCGCCACCTTCAAGCGCGGGACCGTTCCCACCAACTCGAACCAGGCCAACGTCCAGCCGGTGTTCGACATCTATGCGAGCGTGCAGGGTCGGGATCTCGGCAGCGTCGCGGCCGATATCAACAAGGTCACGTCCACGCTGCAGAAGCAGCTCCAGCCGGGCAATTCGATCCAGGTTCTGGGGCAGATCCAGAGCATGCATCAGTCGTTCCGCGATCTGGGAATCGGACTGCTGTTCGCGGCCATCCTGGTGTACCTGCTGATGGTCGTGAACTACCAGAATTTCGGCGATCCCTTCGTCGTCATCCTGGCGCTGCCGGCGACGTTCTGCGGCATCGTGACGATGCTGTTCATCACGGGAACGACGCTGAACGTGCCTTCGTTGATGGGCGCGATCATGGCGGTCGGCGTGGCCTCGGCGAACTCCATTTTGCTGGTGACGTTCGCGCGCGATGAGCAATTGAAGGGACACTCCGCATTCCAGGCCGCGCTGAGCGCCGGCCGCACCAGGATCCGTCCCGTCCTGATGACCGCCGCCGCGATGATCGTCGGCATGATCCCGATGGCGATCGGAGGGCCGGGCGAGGAGCAGAATGCAGCTCTCGCACGGGCCGTCATCGGCGGGCTGCTGTTCGCGACCCCGACGACGCTGCTGATCGTGCCTTATCTGTTCGCCATGCTGCGCAAGGGCAACGATGGCAGGCCCCAACACGGCGTATTCGAGGAGCAACCGCAATGA
- the rpoH gene encoding RNA polymerase sigma factor RpoH, with product MQISHDISRHDAVAAPGLSAPVPFLSAYAMAIKRYELLEPGQEQQLARRWQETRDERAANALVTSHLRIAAKVARGYKGYGLPLVDLIAEANLGLVIAASRFEPDRGARFSTYAVPWIKASIHAYILRSWSLVKIGTTAAQKKLFFRLRGEMRKAMGGAMARLTPDVATVIAERLEVTAREVMEMDARLNGDMSLNARVGGEEDGAEWETLLVDDAVDAETVLADREQTERRSSALRAALGGLTARERHVLEARRLADHPVTLDQLGVELSISSERVRQIEIRAFAKVRRAVILAARDAARAGEWRGEALPLAARRGRPGASKVPASIA from the coding sequence ATGCAGATCAGTCACGACATCTCGAGGCATGATGCCGTAGCCGCGCCGGGCCTATCCGCGCCGGTTCCGTTCCTCAGCGCGTATGCGATGGCGATCAAGCGCTACGAACTTCTCGAGCCCGGCCAGGAGCAGCAGCTCGCGCGCCGATGGCAGGAGACGCGGGACGAGCGCGCCGCGAATGCACTCGTCACCAGTCATCTGCGGATCGCGGCCAAGGTGGCGCGCGGCTACAAGGGATACGGATTGCCGCTGGTCGATCTGATCGCCGAAGCCAATCTCGGTCTCGTCATCGCCGCCTCACGCTTCGAGCCCGACCGCGGCGCGCGGTTCTCCACCTATGCGGTGCCGTGGATCAAGGCCTCCATTCACGCCTACATCCTGCGCTCATGGTCCCTGGTCAAGATCGGCACGACGGCGGCGCAGAAGAAGCTGTTCTTCCGGCTGCGTGGCGAGATGCGGAAAGCCATGGGCGGCGCGATGGCGAGGCTCACGCCCGATGTCGCCACTGTCATCGCCGAGAGGCTCGAGGTGACCGCCCGCGAGGTGATGGAGATGGATGCGCGTCTGAACGGCGATATGTCGCTGAACGCGCGCGTCGGCGGCGAGGAGGATGGCGCCGAGTGGGAAACGCTGCTGGTCGATGACGCAGTCGACGCGGAGACGGTTCTGGCCGATCGCGAGCAAACGGAGCGCCGCAGCAGCGCCCTGCGTGCGGCGCTGGGCGGGCTCACGGCACGCGAGCGCCACGTCCTGGAAGCGAGGCGGCTGGCGGATCATCCGGTCACGCTCGATCAGCTGGGCGTCGAACTGTCGATCTCCAGCGAGCGCGTCAGGCAGATCGAGATCCGCGCTTTCGCCAAGGTCAGGCGCGCCGTCATCCTCGCTGCGCGGGATGCCGCACGCGCCGGTGAGTGGCGCGGTGAAGCGCTGCCGCTGGCAGCACGACGCGGCCGCCCAGGCGCGTCGAAGGTCCCGGCATCGATCGCCTGA